TGAGCGGGTGGGGCGGGCAGCCGGGGATGAAGAGGTCGACCGGCAGTACGCCGCCCACGCCGTTTTCGACCGCGTAGGAGTCCCGGAAGATCCCGCCGCTGGCGGCGCATGCGCCGATCGCGATGACGATCCGCGGCTCCGCGATCGCCTCGTACGTCTTGACCAACGCCTCCCGCATGTTCTTCGAGACGGGGCCGGTGACCAGAAGGCCGTCCGCGTGCCGGGGCGATGCGACGAAGTCGATCCCGAACCGCTGCAGATCGAAGATCGGGTTGCCGAGCGCCTGTGCCTCGAGGTCGCACCCGTTGCACCCCCCGGCGGACACCTCCCGCAGGTGGAGCGACCGTCCAAGCAGGGAGCGGAGATCGGCAGAGGCCACCGCGGAGGAAACGTCGCTCTCTCCAAGGACCAGGTGCTCCCGTTTTCCCCAGGGGAGGCGCGGATCCTGCGAGAACCGGATCCCCTCGCCGCCGCACGCCTCTTCGCACAGGCCGCAGAAGACGCACCGCCCGAGGTCGATCGTCTTTTTCTCCGGGTCGATCGCCTCCGTCGCGCACACCTTCGCGCACGTTTCGGCGACGTTCCCGGACCGGAAGGCGTCCCCGATCACCGGCATCCCGCGGAACGGCGCCGGGAGGTCCCCCGCCGGCAGGCCGACGGTCACTTTTCCCATTCGCACCCGTTTCCGTATCGATTCCAGCATGAGGATCTCCCTTACAGGTCCGTGCCCGAGTACGACAGGTTGAAGCTCTTGTTGCACACGGGGAAGTCGGAGATGACGTTTTTCTGGACGGCGAACGACAGCCCCGGCCAGTTGCGGAACGACGGGTCCACGACCTTGTAGCGCGTGATCCGACGCTCGTCATCGACGATGGCGGCATGGACGATCTCGCCCCGCCACCCCTCTTCGACCGAGACGACCAAGCGTCGGGCCGGCGCGGGGACGATCTCTTCGGCCGCGATCGTGCCCGGTGGGGTCGCCCCGGCGAGGATGCCGGAAAGCCAATCGAACGAGGCGCGCATCTCCAGGAACCGGATTCTCGCACGGGCCATCACGTCCCCGGTGCCGAGCAGGACTGTCGCCGGGGGCGATTCCACGTAGGCCGGGGAGGGGAAGTCCCGCCGCGCGTCGACGTCCCGGCCGGACGCGCGGGCCGCCATGCCCACGAATTGGAGCGTCTTCGCCGTGTGCGGGAGGAGACGCCCCGTCCCTTCCATCCGGGCGACGACCGACGGGGCGTCCAGCAGTGTC
Above is a window of Deltaproteobacteria bacterium DNA encoding:
- the nuoB gene encoding NADH-quinone oxidoreductase subunit NuoB — protein: MLESIRKRVRMGKVTVGLPAGDLPAPFRGMPVIGDAFRSGNVAETCAKVCATEAIDPEKKTIDLGRCVFCGLCEEACGGEGIRFSQDPRLPWGKREHLVLGESDVSSAVASADLRSLLGRSLHLREVSAGGCNGCDLEAQALGNPIFDLQRFGIDFVASPRHADGLLVTGPVSKNMREALVKTYEAIAEPRIVIAIGACAASGGIFRDSYAVENGVGGVLPVDLFIPGCPPHPL